Part of the Henckelia pumila isolate YLH828 chromosome 2, ASM3356847v2, whole genome shotgun sequence genome is shown below.
gttttattaattttatttttaatttttaatttattatgattatataattgttttctaaaaatattattattttatcttattatcatattttattaaactttctttttttttccaactttcccattaaaaatgcattcataaacgagatttaaatacctaaaaataccaaaatattaaatcaaaatgacaAGTGAATGATAAGTaccaaacatttttaattttaaatttataagtaatttattttaaaaaaaaatattattttatctcgttatcattattttataaaattacttcgtgttttcaacatctccattaaacatgattcataaataaagagttaaatatctaaaaataccaaaatattgaaccaaattataagttcatgaatgttagttttttgattttgaattatataagcatgttatttttttattatttattacaaattgtgcaatgcatattctcgaaaaattaaattttggttcaataatatatagtcctaaatcgaaaaataatatgtttaaacTTATCagtttaattcaatattttagtacttgaaattatttaaatacttgtttataaatgcatgtttaataaAAAAGTTGGAAATACGaaatgaatttaataaaataatgataacaggataaaataataatatgtttttagaaaataattaattaatgataatacaattaaaataaaaaataaaaattaatataacaaaaaatattttctaaatatttataattggattttattaaaaattgtgtattatagattgaatagatttaaaaattattttcataggggtcaatatgcatttttaatatttcacagggctattggtgcaaaaaaaatatcaaaatctttgtccAGTCTCATGAGGaacgcgtgcgcaacaatcactcatctgaaggggcgagtgtgctaattttttaaaaggtcaaggttgaagatgcctattaaaatttcacagggagaaatatgcattttcaatatttcacaggggtgattggtgcaaataactcataaaaaatttgataaatttagaatatataaaaacataatGTAAGCCCCTTGCATTTCCTAAGATTGATGAAACATGGAATCCGGTCCGAGTGTTTGAAGATGTTGCATTCCCTGTTAGAAGTCGTTAAACCAAACATGATGTATTGTCCATGGATCCATCTAAGTTTAGACCAAAGAGATTAATTTGATAATGGATCACACACAGATAAATGCACAAGCAAAAATGCCAGTGTGTTGCTTAAAAATTCCATCCGGAGTTTTGGTTGTAGCATTCTAACAGTTACTTTCACAAAATCTCAAGCTAAAGAAGGAAGCAAGTTCTCGTTCTACATCAAAGATCTCCTCACAAACTGGAGAGAAGAAATAAGATTCAGGTATCTATCACTGACGAGTGGAGTTGATTCACCTCCGCACAGGTGGTACGGCGCCTCTACCAGGTGCTGGGCCGCCACGACCAGCAGCTTGAGCCTGACAACGAGTATTTGAGAATCAGAACAATCTAATACATTATAGTGCGGATTAAAGTGGCATTCGCTTTTTCACTGAGACTGAAGAGCCAAGGACTTTCTTTTTGGTTCCATCGGTGAAAATTGAAATTCAAGGCATTTGTCATGAGATTGGTAACAGATGACAGATTGAAGTAGAGAAACCACTCTATGTGACATTGGTGCATAAGCAAGGATATCAATGGGCTATTAAAACTTTTGATAAAAAATGAATATCTATACTCATATGACACAAAGTTTCAAAAGTAGAAGGAATCAACACTTACCCTAGCTCGCATGGCAACAGCTCGTCCACGTCCAACTCCAAGTGCCGAACCTTTGCCCTTCAGTGGAGGAAATTATATCGATCAGAAAATTGGTAAGCCGGAGACTAATAAGAAGAATGAACATTACAGCAACAGAATGATACCTTGATCCTTGCTTCCAAACGTTTAAACATTGGAGCGTTCTTAAGCATATCTGGAATTACCATGAACCTGGTAAAAATGAGAGTTAGAAACATTACAATGCAATCATATGACTTCGAAAAAAGAATAGACAAACCTGACTTTGCTGCCTCGAATGAAAACATGCTCAAGTTGTGAGACCTTCCCATCCTGCAACATAGGGATCAAATCAGCAATTCAGATTACAAGTGAAGAGAGTCGAGACATGAGATATTGAAACCTTCAAGAGTTTTCAAGTGGTACACCTAATGTGCAAATTGGTTTTATATTACTTTTATTGTCCAAACAGAGACTATCCTTCATTTTTGACAAAAATgaattctcaatatattatcATACAGGGTGAGGCAGATTTCAGGAAGCCAAATTTTACAACAAGTATTTGCAGGTAAAAAGACAATATGCACTTCTAAATCAACCGATTATAAACCAAATGAGGTCGCCGAGGAAGCAAGACCCAGTCTTAATGATCCagactttaaaatatttatccaTGCCATTATATAATGACAATACATACATCcataaaaatgaataaaatgaaaTCGTTAAATTAACCTGAAATTTCTTCTTTCTAAATGATATTAAACACcatcataatttttatttttattttttaaagagaAGACATATCTGGGAGCCACCATGACAGGAAATCCCCAAAGTTATTCAGTGTCTATTTTTCCACCTTTCAAAAGCTAAGGAGACATTTTCCATTAAGCTAAGACAAAGGCATTCATGCCCTTTACACAAGAACACTACCATAACGCCCAACAATTTTTGGGGTTCATAGTTAAGACATACGCATCATCAAAGAGCCATTGCTCCTATCAAGAAGCAAGGTCTGCGCCTCATTGAGCATTCAGGTTCAGTGCACTGTTAGggcttttttttttacaaatatagCAGAAACACTCGCATAAGAACTAACTAAATTAATCAAATTTACATCTTTCTAGGAGTTTAACATCAGAATCGCAATAAAAAATGCAACAACGAATACAGCAACGAACATATCGCAactaaatttctttttttttttaaaaacaaaacagAGAGATATAGAAAAAGCTATGAATTCTAATTACAAAATCGCGAATTCAGCAAAAACGAACCTTGGCAGTGTAAGTGATGTTTTCAAGCTGGCAATTCCAATTATCCTCGCACTCGACCATGCCACCTCGATAAAGCTCCCCGCTCTTAAGCTCCACCGTCACAATGTGGCCTGACGCCTCGTGCAGCAACTTCACCGGAATTCCCAAACTCCGACTCATTATTTACCTTCTTTTCTCAGACCTGTAAATTCGTTGGCGTGAGAGAATTGAAGACAGACTAGGGCAACACTGGGAGCTGGAAGCCGACGTCTTCTTGGAGGACGAATTTGCCCCTTCGATTCCTTTACTCGAATTCATAAACTTTAAAGCAATTTTCAATTTAGCCCTTTTACTGCCGAGCTCTTCACTAATACACCTAATTTCTTTTGTTTGAGAAATATATATTGTGAAAGATTTTTTAGATACTAATTACTAGCACGTGACTGTGTTGCGTgtttatacatattttttttaaaaacattttgtCTATCAAGTAAATAtggataaaattataattataatatttttaaggttaaaaatttaatttcttaaaattatcaaagtaatatttgtgaaaattaaggtatgaaatgatatttattaaaataagaaatggtgattttgcaattaaaaataaggtcATACCAAACCTACCAAAAATTTGTCACTATTAAAAGACATCtcaacattttttttcaaataaaacttTCGCGAGATGGACTTACAAATCAATTTCGTAATACATACAAAATTGACTAATCTCCCCGATATCTCATATGAGACCTACTCTTTCTCAAGGGAGAGAGAAATTCATTATCTTTGCATAGACTAAGGTAATATGAACTAAGGTAATATTTGtaacatctaaaaataattgCAAACACTACTTAAATAATGTTAAAGAATTACTTAACTTTcatatattttacaaaaataataataataataattttgtgcattgactgagattgcgtGGGTTAATAAGATCCTACACTAAAGTTAATATTCAAATCATGCATCCAATGGATCATATTTTTAAATGAGCAATGCTATATGTACAACCAAATTTGTACAATAATATTTAcaccacaaaaaattcaatacaaaattttaatttatcaaatatcACGATACATTGAaagcaaaatctcacgatatcatattaaaatctcacgagataataGCAAAATATCACAACATAAttattgtaaatatcgttgtacataattattgtaaatatcgttgtacgatatattggttgtacctctagcattattttttttaaatataagcGTCATTAATGATATATCGTTCACGTAATAAATCATGTAACATAAATCTATCATTAGAACTCCACCGATTGGGTGGAATAATTTGCCAGTAATAAATGTGGGAGACCGTGGGCCTGTATTCACACACAGTTGCGGTAAAATACCAGATTGTCGTTAGTATATAATAATGGTGTTCGAAGTATATATTATCATCCAAGTAACTATCGCAATAAATAATGAATATGGCCCTTCCCAAACCCCCTCCCTTATTAGTTTTCTTGTCTATATATACGAACACAAATATAATCCCTTTGCATTCAtagaattaattataatttatatatatttatatatatatatatatcttcgaTTCCTTAATtttgtataaatatatattataattatattgcCCGCATAATTCATGGGCATTATGAATATTACTATGAGCAGGAAAGAAATACTATTCAGAATTTGTGCGACAGTTTTATTGGTTCTGACTTCATGTCTTGTGGGATTTGGTCATCAGACCAAGGTTCTCTTCGGTGTAATAACCAAGAAAGCAACTTTCAGAGACTTGAATTCCTTGTAGTAAGTATAAATTAAATAGTATTCATTCAATctccatgtatatatatatatatatatatatatatatatatatatattcatgattCTTCTTCgatctttttgtttttttgttttttgttttttctgtTTAGTGTATTGGTCTGGATTGATACGGCAGCTGCTGCATACAATTTGATGCAATTGTTGTTCAGAGGTTATTTCAAAAAAGATTTGAGCAGGACTTCTTACTTGTATTTGGCTTGGGGTTTTTACATCTTAGACCaggtaattaattaatttcgtGAATCGGCCTTAGGATTTGACATTTGGTTTCtatctttctttttttcttttcttttttttttttgttaatttttatcACTATTTAATCAAGGAATTATttatatgattaattatatatatcatacttccAACATTTGCAAGCAATTAACTGATTAAATGCAAGAGCGGGATAGGTTGTAAATATTCTTAGTACGTTATTCTTATTCATGCCCATAAAATTCAAGATCTTCTATggaaaattattgaattaaatgaTGAAGAAATCCCTCTCTCATGCAACCAATCATGCTCTGGTTTTGCGTCAAAAATTCCAATAAAGTGATAAACAAATGCTGCAAATGGAAAATGAACAGAAAAAAGTCGACCGATCTAGTATATTATATATCAACATAGTACGAAATTCCAGAGAGAAATTGATACTCGTTGTGTTAAATAAAGGTAGAGTTATATATACcaactttaattaattattcgAAAATTCCgaaataagtaaaataattaaaagttaatttatattattagaGCATACACATGCTGGTTTCCTTCCAACcctaccatatatatatatatatatatatatatatatatatatatatatatataaatttttttatatatatatgacgatattttatttaatttatagaaGATGTATGATTTGGATATTTAGGCATGATACGTAAGTTGTATTATATGTGACTCATTTAATGTGACCATATATTTTTGGTTTGGCCGAAAAAAATTAGTGGGAAATTAAATTACGGATAATATAGTTTACCGACCGACTGGTGGCATGCACACGAGATTGGTCTATCAAATCAATATATATTGTGGCTATAAATTAACGTGAACAAGAAACAGTTGTAACAACACATGAACTGgacatatattataaattattagtGTTATCTAATTAATAAAACCTAGCTTAGCTAGCTagtcttttatttaatatcCACCCGCACACATGATCAACTGAGAGGGAATTTcgaaatttgtttaaataaataataaagtttAGAGTACTTCAATTGATAGAAGCTGTACGTTGATagttaatattaaaattaatttgaacCAAGCCAGCTAAGGGGTTATATAAACCTAGATAGCGTGAAAGAGCTTAATTAGAAGTATTTTTCTAACTTTTTGTCAACAAAATTTGTTGAATAAAAACGGAGTGTTTTCTAGAAACTTTTCGAAAAGCTACCATGATCAAGCCCGAgaaagtaaatatatatatatatatatatatatatatatatagatatagtgTTGAATTGATTTGCGTGGGTGCAGGGTGTGGTGTACATGGTGTTCGCGGCCACATCTTCGGCGATGCAGGGTTCGATGCTGGGGGTGACGGgggagaagagcttcgcgtggaTGAAGGTGTGCGACAAATTCACCAGGTTCTGCTTCCAAATCGGCGGCGCTTTGGCTTGTGGGTATGTGGCCACTGTTTTAATGGCCATCATATCTTCCATGTCTGCCTTTAATCTCTTCCGACTCTATTCTCCTAAACAATTCCTTCGCCTCAAACCCAGCCCACGACGATAGGAAATTAATTCAATCAAGTCATTCAATCTTATAACGTACTATATGCTGTCATGTGGtggatatatatacatatataattattttaaacggagttgtaataaataaaataagggGCAACTATAACATTTCAGACATTGTATGCTTGTGACAAATTATATATACCAAAATGATTGATTTGTccgaaatttaatttatttaagagatGTGTTATTTATTAGTACATATATGTACAATAATTTCAAGTCACTTTCCTTCATCAAGAATCTTGCAATAGCTCCAAACACCCGAGTTGCCAAGGTTCCCTTTATGTCCACCCATGTTCTTACTGTCATTATCATCGTcacgaaataaaataatttgtgGCTCTGTCTGGTTTGGGGGAAGTTCATGTAAGGcatttattttcatttaagaATCACGTTCAATTAATTTACATGTTACATGGTTAGGAAATTTAATTCATCCCAAGTTAATTATCTTTTGCAATAATTcattaatttcaataataatgcatgcttaattattgataaTATTTGTGATACATATGCATTGCCGGCCTCAcgtgcatgcatcatatattttgGTAAAATAACAACGGATGGAATTAATATATATGATTGTTATATGGTGCACGCATGGTCTCGGTTTATATGAAATATGCAAGAGTGGGAAGTTGACATTTTTGGCAATTAGgttcattaattatttttataaattaagaTGCGAAATAATTGTTGGCTTGGTtcattgtacaaaattttgttCTAATAATAGTTTAATAATATTAAGAAAAGTTGCTCGAAAAAGGAAGTGTGGGGATTGGAAGATTGATTGGCGTAAATGTATGAATGAAGTATGGATACATTTATTGATCTTAAAATGGTCCCAGATTTTTaactcaaaagaaaaaaaaaaaaaaaaatggtcccAGCTTTTTAGGCTGATTTAACCGAGCACCTTTaaattatccattaattaatgtgCTGCTTGCTGTTTAAAATTGCCATCTAACCAAAGTACCGTGAGAGACCTGGAATTTTTGTTaggaaaatttataatttttgttgGTGTTATGTGgttttttttgtgattttagtaTTCTATATAGTCAAATTTAATTTCGGGATTAATCATATAACGTTCAGTTCAATTCGTCCgtacaattaaatttttttcgtGGAAGTGGTGATATATTAGCATCATTTCGGCATCACAATTAAGGTTTCGCCCTAAATTTTTAGGTGTGATCTATTATGAACGTCCCACATGCATACTTAAACATGGTTCATGAATCATGATCCTAGCTAGTGTAGGGTCGAATTTTTCCAAATACCCTGTCCCATTCAATAACGTAATTACCTGcagattaattttaaatttttgacctGATTCCAATAGCAATACAATTTGTTagaatttcaatattttactaaaacttttttttttcttcataaaatataaaatttctgGAAATAACTGCTGAGATTAAAATACCCGATCAAATTAATCACTAAGATCATATATGATTTATTCAAACTAACAGCAACACTTGCAATCGTTTCTCTCTTTTTTCCTCGCTTGTTTCTCTTCCCAAGTTATTTTttcaatacaaaaattaatttttttttccagatgTAACGagcataatatatataaatttaggcgttctttttatttttacataaaatttAGGCCGTCTTCTAACATTATGTGGGGACAAAAATAAAATGGGCCGTTGAGTTTTCTGAAAGGATAGGAAACATATAGTCCAGTCCGGTTCGCGTTATTTTTAAAGCACGTCTATAGTTTAAAACCCAAGTTTATGGATCCTCATGGTGCGCTTGGTATGTGTGATGAGATTAATAAGTTATATCTATTAGTTAGGATAAAGTGAATGATAAGTTTTAATGATGATAAATTTATATGGTGTTTGGTATTATATTAAAATGATGGgataacttttaaatttttattgtaaTGACCAAAATGCCCCCATGtgttaattaaacaaatattattaaaggGCACAAGCGTAAAAGTGGCCCATAATCTTTGGAACTGTGCACTTCGTGATTCACAATACCTTCTGCAACTCGAGATTCTTTTCCCTCAATTTCCCAAGTCTACAGTCGCTTTATCACGGGCCGGTTGTTATGCGCTAAAGCCTAAAAAACGAGACAAACATGGGATAATTTTGCAATCCTTGGCTAATCCCATATACCAAACACAGCCTCAATGTATAATATTCTTATGGACATTGTTTAGTAGTATATCTAAatctaaatatttaaaaatacatatcgagtccacctttttttttttgcaatagaTGTCACatataatgatatatattcAACTTTACACATATTTTTGAGATATTATCTTGAGAATAATATGAAAATTTTCTTATGTCATAATCTACCAACATATTTTTACTATATAATAATGTGGTGAACACCATAGCTAGATAAATTGTGTTTGGTCTTTTTATAAGTAGACGTTGTATTTTACCCGCATTATTTTTTGGAAATATTAAAGAGTAAATTGCTAATACAAACTAGCCCATGTACGTTTCTTCCCCCACCTTTCTTATATATATTCTATCGATGGAAAATTCGTTACTTTTTCCAAAACCACCTAATTCGGAAACTTCAAACCTTGACCTAACTAAAGACTATCCGTTTaggtttattatttattttcaaaatagtcATTACAATCTCAAAATAATTCTGTAATTACATTCCGTATACACAAACACTAGTACCAGATAATTGAGATAATTAAGTATATATCCACGAAAAATGTTTTCTAAAACGTATTTCAAACACCGCCTAAAACatggaaaacaaaaaaaaattgtttttatgacTTCATTCTTTCAATCTATTCCATCTATCTATCCAGGAAACTAGTCCCAAACACTCGAAAAACACAATCGCAGCCGAgaaatacatacatacatacatacatattcGTAACAAACTTATATGAACTATAAGTcgataacaaaaaaataataataatcatggGGATGTGACGGAATCAAAACTGTTACCTCTGTAATATCTCAACTGCAAAGAAATCTGCCTCTCGTACTTGAGCTGGTTACGGAATTTTTCGATAAATGCATCCGCCCTTTTATCTATGTCAACTTCCACGGGATGACTCTGAGTCCGATGGAGCTGCCGACTCGATCCGGGGAGATGATCGCCGCCGCCGCCGATCGAATCCGAATCTTCCGCATATTCCTTCAACCCAGGCCTCACGTTGAAATTCAGCCTTGATCTCTTCCCCGACGACTTCCCCAACAAGGATGCGATCTTCCATCGACTAGCGTTGTAATCCAGCAAAACCTTGATCTTCTTCACCGCTTTCTTCAGCCGATCGATCATCGACTTCCCCGCCATTGTAGATCCAGCTCGATCGCCTGCTTcagcttttaaaaaatattagtgGATGACTTACTTCCACTTGATTGACAGCAATAAGATGGGGTAAGCTAGCGAAAACGATATTAACAAAAAATTTGTTTGGTTTTCGAattgattttttaatatatatttatgtgagAAAAAAGGAATACAATGACTGAATGAAATAATTCTGCTTCTACTTTAAACTTTTATGATCGTTGCTGTGAATATAAAATGGATGGATGACAGTGAAACGACCAATCAAAATTCAAACGCGACTTGATAagtttataatttaatttaataattataagTTGTTTAATTGGTCGTTTAGAACTTTAGGTTAGGTCCCGTTGAAGGAATTAATAATGCATGATGTCCTTTgtcatttaaaaataataataaattatttattttctccataaaatgcaaaaataattatttatggaatttttttGCTTAAGGTGGAGTCCACCCACTGTTTTTTTCCCCTTTATATTTGTATGAACAAAATGTGCATCGTCTTTGACTACTATTGTTTGGCGtgtaatttatcatttatcTATCAagcattttaaaatatatattattatttattgttgttgtttcagttttaatatttttacattCTTACCATTGGGCTTTGGGCCTATGGGCCGCGGTGGTGTCAGCCCGCGACTATTacaaattttaaacaatttttttgACCCTTAAACAACACGCTTTTGATAAACTCCCGGAATTATTATTCTAGAGCGAACGAAGCAGCCCTCAGCTTCATCACTGCCCAATCGTAGCAGCTCAACGCGCCACCGCGGAACGGCCACTCTCCTCCGCCTTGATCTCCGATTCTCGGTCACCGACCACGAAAATCATTACCGGAGACACGCACGATGTCTCACAGTGACACGATCCCGTTGAACACCAGCTCCCAATCCGACATAGACGAGATCGAGAACCTCATCAACTCCTATCCCTCCACCGTACTTCCTGCTCGACCCCCTTCCCCTCCACGCGCCTCCATTCCGATTTCTTCTGCGCCTCCTCCCCCGCCTCCTACCACTTTCATCCCCTCGAATCTACCACCTCCCTCCATCCCCAAACCCACCCCTTCAATCTCCGCTGGGAAACCCCCTCTTCCTCCGCGCTCCACGGCTGGATCCTCCTCCATTGCGCCCACAGGGTTTGGATCCCCAGCCAACACTTTAACTGAGCCCGTTTGGGATACCGTTAAGCGGGATTTGTCGAGGATCGTCAGCAATTTGAAGCTTGTGGTATTTCCCAACCCATTCAGGGAGGAGCCCGGAAAGGCGTTGAGAGATTGGGATCTCTGGGGCCCTTTTTTCTTCATTGTTTTTCTTGGACTCGCGCTTTCTTGGTCTGCTTCCGTTAAGAAGGTAATTCAGATGCAATTTATTCTCATCAAGTTTCTCCAAATGCATCTAGctgattttttttcttgtttgcATATGATTATTGCACTTATGATTTTATTGGCTATCCGAATTATGTAAATGTTTGTACATTTTGGTGACTGGCACCACTGTGTGACAATGCCTAATGATTTGGATTGATTGAGTATGTGTTCGAATTGATTCAAATTTTTATAGTTTTGGGTTTTGCCATGCGATTTGCTCCTATGAATTGTAAGCAAATACGAACTGGCATATGTTTTCTACAGCTGCTGAAGGAAAAATTTAGGGAAAAAAAATAGATTTATCATGAATTCTTCGGGCTTAATGGTACTAAAAACCTGTGAAATGTGCTAATAGTTTTATGCTGCTAACTTACTATGTTAAAGTATCCCGCAGAAGAAATGAACATCAAAGCTAAAACCAGAAGATTTTAGTATTATATTTATTAGGTCAAGAACTCTTCCATAATTTTGTATGGACTTTGTTTCAAGTGTATAAGATTGTTGGAGATGGTTGAGACACGGACATAGTAAACTTGTGCTATGACTGCCTAATCATGAATAACTGTACAGCTTGCCTTGTATGATTATTTATGTTGATGCCAAGGTTCTCAAACATTCGCTTGGATGTAGAAGCATAAATAACATGAATCCAGTCTGTCCCAGCTCCCATTTCGGATACAGTTTGATCTATCTTCTTCACATGGGCACATAATCAATGGGATTCAACATGACGAACCACTTATCTCCTTATATATCCTTGTCTCACTCATTTTGTTCCAAACTGGCAAGTAGTGAGATTCTGTTCTAATTTATGCTTTACCATGCCCTTTTGTCTTGATGAGCAAACAAATGTGGTgtagaagaaaaaaaatcaaaggaaGCTTAATTCTGGCTCCTGATGCGAAGTGTAACCTGGTATAATTCAAAAGGTTTCTTACTCTGCAAGTATGCCAAGTACACCAATTTAATTGGATAGTTTAGTCTGACCTGAATATGGTTGGACGCGTGACCGATGCTGATCTTGTGGATAATTCCAAGTGTGAGTTTTTATCAGATGACTCGTTTCTTTTTGAACTCCAATTCACCTTAATTTCAGCTATCGAAGACTCAAATGTTGGGATGAGAAAGTACCCCCACACCGAGCCATTGGATTTCATTTCATTAGAATTAATATGATATCTGAATAGATATGTTCCAGTGCATCAGTGTCACTCTTGTCTAGGAAAATAGATATCATTTGCTAATGTGAAATCAGGGAGTCTCTTTGTCAGAACAACTCAATACGAAATTATTGTGCTTG
Proteins encoded:
- the LOC140882325 gene encoding protein YIP4a-like, which encodes MSHSDTIPLNTSSQSDIDEIENLINSYPSTVLPARPPSPPRASIPISSAPPPPPPTTFIPSNLPPPSIPKPTPSISAGKPPLPPRSTAGSSSIAPTGFGSPANTLTEPVWDTVKRDLSRIVSNLKLVVFPNPFREEPGKALRDWDLWGPFFFIVFLGLALSWSASVKKSEVFAVAFALLAAGAVILTLNVLLLGGHIIFFQSLSLLGYCLFPLDVGALICMLKDNVIVKVVVVAVTLAWSSWAAYPFMSTAVNPRRKALALYPVFLMYVSVGFLIIAID
- the LOC140884488 gene encoding CASP-like protein 2C1 is translated as MGIMNITMSRKEILFRICATVLLVLTSCLVGFGHQTKVLFGVITKKATFRDLNSLYVLVWIDTAAAAYNLMQLLFRGYFKKDLSRTSYLYLAWGFYILDQGVVYMVFAATSSAMQGSMLGVTGEKSFAWMKVCDKFTRFCFQIGGALACGYVATVLMAIISSMSAFNLFRLYSPKQFLRLKPSPRR
- the LOC140884081 gene encoding small nuclear ribonucleoprotein SmD3b-like, which produces MSRSLGIPVKLLHEASGHIVTVELKSGELYRGGMVECEDNWNCQLENITYTAKDGKVSQLEHVFIRGSKVRFMVIPDMLKNAPMFKRLEARIKGKGSALGVGRGRAVAMRARAQAAGRGGPAPGRGAVPPVRR
- the LOC140878192 gene encoding uncharacterized protein; translated protein: MAGKSMIDRLKKAVKKIKVLLDYNASRWKIASLLGKSSGKRSRLNFNVRPGLKEYAEDSDSIGGGGDHLPGSSRQLHRTQSHPVEVDIDKRADAFIEKFRNQLKYERQISLQLRYYRGNSFDSVTSP